A single Saccopteryx bilineata isolate mSacBil1 chromosome 11, mSacBil1_pri_phased_curated, whole genome shotgun sequence DNA region contains:
- the ZBTB7C gene encoding zinc finger and BTB domain-containing protein 7C isoform X1 gives MGHGKAANRWERALAETMANGIDELIGIPFPNHSSEVLCSLNEQRHDGLLCDVLLVVQEQEYRTHRSVLAACSKYFKKLFTAGTLASQPYVYEIDFVQPEALAAILEFAYTSTLTITASNVKHILNAARMLEIQCIVNVCLEIMEPGGDGGEEDDKEDDDDDEDDDDEEDEEEEEEEEDEEEDDDTEDFADQENLPDPQDINCHQSPSKPDHLTEKAYSDTPRDFPDSFQASSPGHLGVIRDFSIESLLRENLYPKASIPDRRPSLSPFAPDFFPHLWPGDFGAFAQLPEQPMDSGPLDLVIKNRKIKEEEKEELPPPPPPPFSNDFFKDMFPDLPGGPLSSIKAENDYGAYLNFLSATHLGGLFPPWPLVEERKLKPKASQQCPICHKIIMGAGKLPRHMRTHTGEKPYMCNICEVRFTRQDKLKIHMRKHTGERPYLCIHCNAKFVHNYDLKNHMRIHTGVRPYQCEFCYKSFTRSDHLHRHIKRQSCRMARPRRGRKPAAWRAASLLFGPGGPAPEKAAFVMPPMGEVGGHLGGAAVCLPGPSPAKHFLAAPKGALSLQELERQFEETQMKLFGRAQLEAERNAGGLLAFALAENVAAARPYFPLPDPWATGLAGLPGLAGLNHMASMSEANN, from the exons GGCTCTGGCTGAGACCATGGCCAATGGCATTGACGAGCTCATCGGCATTCCCTTCCCCAACCACAGCAGTGAGGTCCTGTGTAGCCTGAACGAGCAGCGGCATGATGGACTGCTCTGTGACGTGCTCCTGGTGGTGCAGGAGCAGGAATACCGCACCCACCGCTCCGTCCTGGCAGCCTGCAGCAAGTACTTTAAGAAGCTCTTCACGGCCGGCACCTTAGCAAGCCAGCCCTATGTCTACGAGATCGACTTCGTCCAGCCGGAGGCCCTGGCTGCCATCCTGGAGTTCGCCTACACGTCCACACTCACCATCACCGCCTCCAACGTCAAGCACATCCTCAACGCCGCCAGGATGCTGGAGATCCAGTGCATCGTGAACGTGTGCCTGGAGATCATGGAGCCCGGGGGCGACGGCGGGGAGGAGGACGACAAGGAGGACGACGACGACGACGAGGACGACGACgacgaggaggacgaggaggaggaggaggaggaggaggatgaggaagaggatgATGATACAGAGGATTTCGCTGATCAGGAAAACCTGCCCGACCCTCAGGACATCAACTGCCATCAAAGCCCTTCCAAGCCGGACCATCTCACCGAGAAGGCCTATTCGGACACACCCAGGGACTTCCCGGATTCCTTCCAGGCCAGCAGCCCTGGCCATCTGGGCGTGATCCGGGACTTCTCCATTGAGTCTCTGCTGAGGGAGAACCTGTACCCCAAAGCCAGCATCCCCGACAGGAGGCCCTCCTTATCCCCCTTCGCCCCGGACTTCTTCCCACACCTCTGGCCGGGGGACTTCGGTGCCTTTGCCCAGCTCCCCGAGCAGCCCATGGACAGCGGGCCCCTGGACCTGGTCATCAAGAATCGGAAGatcaaggaggaggagaaggaggagctgcccccacccccgccaccgcCCTTCTCGAATGACTTCTTCAAGGACATGTTCCCGGACCTTCCTGGGGGGCCGCTGAGCTCCATCAAGGCAGAGAATGACTATGGTGCCTATCTCAACTTCCTGAGTGCCACCCACCTGGGGGGCCTCTTCCCACCCTGGCCGCTGGTGGAGGAGCGCAAGCTGAAGCCCAAGGCTTCTCAGCAGTGCCCCATCTGCCACAAAATCATCATGGGGGCCGGGAAGCTGCCACGGCACATGCGGACCCACACCGGGGAGAAGCCATACATGTGCAACATCTGTGAGGTCCGCTTCACCAG GCAGGACAAACTGAAGATCCACATGCGGAAGCACACCGGGGAGCGGCCCTACCTGTGCATCCACTGCAACGCCAAGTTCGTGCACAACTACGACCTCAAGAATCACATGCGCATCCACACGGGCGTGCGACCCTACCAGTGCGAGTTCTGCTACAAGAGCTTCACGCGCTCCGACCACCTGCACCGCCACATCAAGCGCCAGAGCTGCCGCATGGCCCGGCCTCGGCGAGGCCGCAAGCCCGCCGCCTGGAGGGCCGCCAGCCTGCTCTTCGGGCCCGGAGGCCCAGCCCCCGAGAAGGCGGCCTTCGTGATGCCCCCCATGGGCGAGGTGGGCGGCCACCTGGGCGGGGCCGCCGTGTGCCTCCCGGGCCCCAGCCCCGCCAAGCACTTCCTGGCGGCACCCAAGGGCGCCCTGAGCCTGCAGGAGCTCGAAAGGCAGTTCGAGGAGACGCAGATGAAGCTGTTCGGGCGCGCCCAGCTGGAGGCCGAGAGGAACGCTGGGGGCCTCCTGGCCTTCGCGCTGGCTGAGAACGTGGCCGCGGCCAGGCCCTACTTCCCGCTGCCCGACCCGTGGGCGACAGGCCTGGCCGGCCTCCCTGGGCTCGCCGGCCTCAATCACATGGCCTCCATGTCTGAGGCCAACAATTAG
- the ZBTB7C gene encoding zinc finger and BTB domain-containing protein 7C isoform X2 gives MANGIDELIGIPFPNHSSEVLCSLNEQRHDGLLCDVLLVVQEQEYRTHRSVLAACSKYFKKLFTAGTLASQPYVYEIDFVQPEALAAILEFAYTSTLTITASNVKHILNAARMLEIQCIVNVCLEIMEPGGDGGEEDDKEDDDDDEDDDDEEDEEEEEEEEDEEEDDDTEDFADQENLPDPQDINCHQSPSKPDHLTEKAYSDTPRDFPDSFQASSPGHLGVIRDFSIESLLRENLYPKASIPDRRPSLSPFAPDFFPHLWPGDFGAFAQLPEQPMDSGPLDLVIKNRKIKEEEKEELPPPPPPPFSNDFFKDMFPDLPGGPLSSIKAENDYGAYLNFLSATHLGGLFPPWPLVEERKLKPKASQQCPICHKIIMGAGKLPRHMRTHTGEKPYMCNICEVRFTRQDKLKIHMRKHTGERPYLCIHCNAKFVHNYDLKNHMRIHTGVRPYQCEFCYKSFTRSDHLHRHIKRQSCRMARPRRGRKPAAWRAASLLFGPGGPAPEKAAFVMPPMGEVGGHLGGAAVCLPGPSPAKHFLAAPKGALSLQELERQFEETQMKLFGRAQLEAERNAGGLLAFALAENVAAARPYFPLPDPWATGLAGLPGLAGLNHMASMSEANN, from the exons ATGGCCAATGGCATTGACGAGCTCATCGGCATTCCCTTCCCCAACCACAGCAGTGAGGTCCTGTGTAGCCTGAACGAGCAGCGGCATGATGGACTGCTCTGTGACGTGCTCCTGGTGGTGCAGGAGCAGGAATACCGCACCCACCGCTCCGTCCTGGCAGCCTGCAGCAAGTACTTTAAGAAGCTCTTCACGGCCGGCACCTTAGCAAGCCAGCCCTATGTCTACGAGATCGACTTCGTCCAGCCGGAGGCCCTGGCTGCCATCCTGGAGTTCGCCTACACGTCCACACTCACCATCACCGCCTCCAACGTCAAGCACATCCTCAACGCCGCCAGGATGCTGGAGATCCAGTGCATCGTGAACGTGTGCCTGGAGATCATGGAGCCCGGGGGCGACGGCGGGGAGGAGGACGACAAGGAGGACGACGACGACGACGAGGACGACGACgacgaggaggacgaggaggaggaggaggaggaggaggatgaggaagaggatgATGATACAGAGGATTTCGCTGATCAGGAAAACCTGCCCGACCCTCAGGACATCAACTGCCATCAAAGCCCTTCCAAGCCGGACCATCTCACCGAGAAGGCCTATTCGGACACACCCAGGGACTTCCCGGATTCCTTCCAGGCCAGCAGCCCTGGCCATCTGGGCGTGATCCGGGACTTCTCCATTGAGTCTCTGCTGAGGGAGAACCTGTACCCCAAAGCCAGCATCCCCGACAGGAGGCCCTCCTTATCCCCCTTCGCCCCGGACTTCTTCCCACACCTCTGGCCGGGGGACTTCGGTGCCTTTGCCCAGCTCCCCGAGCAGCCCATGGACAGCGGGCCCCTGGACCTGGTCATCAAGAATCGGAAGatcaaggaggaggagaaggaggagctgcccccacccccgccaccgcCCTTCTCGAATGACTTCTTCAAGGACATGTTCCCGGACCTTCCTGGGGGGCCGCTGAGCTCCATCAAGGCAGAGAATGACTATGGTGCCTATCTCAACTTCCTGAGTGCCACCCACCTGGGGGGCCTCTTCCCACCCTGGCCGCTGGTGGAGGAGCGCAAGCTGAAGCCCAAGGCTTCTCAGCAGTGCCCCATCTGCCACAAAATCATCATGGGGGCCGGGAAGCTGCCACGGCACATGCGGACCCACACCGGGGAGAAGCCATACATGTGCAACATCTGTGAGGTCCGCTTCACCAG GCAGGACAAACTGAAGATCCACATGCGGAAGCACACCGGGGAGCGGCCCTACCTGTGCATCCACTGCAACGCCAAGTTCGTGCACAACTACGACCTCAAGAATCACATGCGCATCCACACGGGCGTGCGACCCTACCAGTGCGAGTTCTGCTACAAGAGCTTCACGCGCTCCGACCACCTGCACCGCCACATCAAGCGCCAGAGCTGCCGCATGGCCCGGCCTCGGCGAGGCCGCAAGCCCGCCGCCTGGAGGGCCGCCAGCCTGCTCTTCGGGCCCGGAGGCCCAGCCCCCGAGAAGGCGGCCTTCGTGATGCCCCCCATGGGCGAGGTGGGCGGCCACCTGGGCGGGGCCGCCGTGTGCCTCCCGGGCCCCAGCCCCGCCAAGCACTTCCTGGCGGCACCCAAGGGCGCCCTGAGCCTGCAGGAGCTCGAAAGGCAGTTCGAGGAGACGCAGATGAAGCTGTTCGGGCGCGCCCAGCTGGAGGCCGAGAGGAACGCTGGGGGCCTCCTGGCCTTCGCGCTGGCTGAGAACGTGGCCGCGGCCAGGCCCTACTTCCCGCTGCCCGACCCGTGGGCGACAGGCCTGGCCGGCCTCCCTGGGCTCGCCGGCCTCAATCACATGGCCTCCATGTCTGAGGCCAACAATTAG